The genomic stretch ATGCCGCAACCGAAATCGGAGCCAGCAGGTGTTCAGCAAACTGCGATGCTACATATATTGAAGTAGGACCGTCCGCTGCTCCTATGATGCCTATTGATGCTGCTTCTTTGAGACTGTAGCCCATCAATGCTGCCATTGACATGGTGAAGAATATTCCGAACTGTGCTGCCCCACCGAAAAGCAGCATCTTAGGATTCTTTAAAAGCGGTCCGAAATCTATCATGGCACCGACTGCCACAAATATCAGCAAAGGGAACAATTCCGACTTTATACCTGCATTATAAAGCTCAAGAAGAGGATTCATTCCTCCGGTCTCAAAAACCAGGGGAATATTTGCCATTATGGCTCCAAAGCCTATCGGCAGAAGAAGTACCGGCTCATATTCTTTTGCAATTGCCAAATAAATAAGTATTCCTGCTATTAGCAGCATAATAAGATGTCCAAGTTGAAATGCTTTTAGTCCGACTAATAAACTCTCCATTTTATAACTCCCTCCAAAGGTGAATTTGCGCTTCCCACTCAACAAATGCCTCGCTTATATATACTAGCAATATGTTGTGTTGAAACTATTGCTTATAACGATGCAATTAATACTATATATGTAAAATTACGCACATCTTATAGTTTAACGTAAAAACTCACAAATGTAAAACTGTACATTTGTGAGTTTTGGCTTTAAACTATTGATATTTTTCTATCAATTCAAAATAAGTATGCTTATCACAGTAAATCTCTGTAACTCTACTTTTTCTTCTTCTTAGTCTCATCTTGCTCCTTGAGCAGGTATGATATTGTAAACAAACTTTCACTTAAGTGAACATTTTCAATAATGACATTGCTGTCCAGCTTTAAGTCTACAGGCGCAAAATTCCATATACCCTTTATTCCGCACTCCACCAGTCTTTCTGCAATCTTCTGTGTGCCTTCCTTGGGGGTGCAGAGTATGCCAATCTCTATTTCGTTCTCTTTTATGAAGCTTTCAAGCTCATCAATTGGCATAACTGTAATATTTTTAATATTATCGCCTATTTTTTTAGGGCTATTGTCAAACATGCCATGCAGTTTAAAGCCACTCTCATCAAAGAAGGTGTAGTTGGCTATTGCCCTTCCTACATTACCTGCGCCTATAATAACAGTCTTATACGTCTTGTCCAGACCAAGTATCTTCCCAATCTCCTTATACAACTCATCAACATTATACCCATAACCCTGCTGCCCAAAGCCGCCAAAGCAATTCAAGTCCTGCCTTATCTGAGAGGCTGTAAAACCTGTGATACGGCTAAGCTCTTGAGATGATACCCTCCTTATGTCGTTGTTCAATAAGTCTCCCAAGTACCTGTGATATTTAGGAAGCCTTCTAACTACCGCCATAGAAATATTACTAAATCTTTCCATCTTATCTACTCCCAACTATTGATATTTATTATAACATTACGGTTAAGATAATAGAGATTTCTCTTTAGTTATTTTTTTAACGTAGCTATTCACATATGTATATACTTATAGTTTCGTAAATTAATTTTATTATATACTTTACACGTTGTCAAGAATTTACATATATTGGTATTTTTTAACACTATATACAAAATAGCAGATTTTTTGGTAAAATGGTTATTGGGTTAAGACAAAGTAAGTTCGGAGGTCACTTTCATGATTATTATTTCTAGTAAGGATGTAAAAAAAAGCTATGGTATAGATGTTATTATTGAGGATATAACCTTCACTGTGCAGGAAAATGATAAAGTAGGCATTGTAGGAGTCAATGGGGCGGGAAAGTCTACTCTTTTCAAGATTATTACCGGCGACCTTGAGCAGGAGGTCGGTGATATATTCATCAGCAAGAATTCCAGCATAGGATATATGTCGCAAGATTTCAGCTTTGAATCCAACAATAATATCTGGGATGAAATGCTGACGGTTTTTGCCCAGCTTATCCAGATGGAGAAAACTATACAGGATTTCGAGCTAAAAATCAGCAGTATGAGCACTTCTTCAGATAATGAGGCTTTGGAGCCCCTGCTTAAAACATATGCCAATTTGCAGGAGGAGTACAAGAACAGCAACGGCTTTGGTTATAAAAGCCAGATAAAAGGTGTACTTAAGGGTCTTGGCTTTTCACCTGAGGATTATGATAAGCCTATATCCATACTCAGCGGCGGGCAAAAAACAAGAGTCGCACTAGGAAAGGTGCTTCTGCAGAATTTTAATATACTGCTTCTGGACGAACCAACCAACTATCTTGATATTCAATCTGTGGAGTGGTTGGAGGAATACCTTAAGAACCTTAAATGTGCGGCACTTATCGTATCCCATGACCGTTATTTCCTTGACATGGTTACCAACAGAACCTTTGAAATCGAAAACAGGACTCTTAAGGAGTATAACGGCAATTATTCAAAATATGTTGAGAAGAAGCAGCAGCAAAGAGAAATAATGCTGAAGGATTATGCAGAGCAGCAAAAGGAAATTGCCAGGCAAGAGGCAATAATAGCAAAGTTCAGACAGTATAACAGGGAAAAAAGCATAAAGCAGGCAGAGAGCAGGGAGAAAGCTCTTGACCGCATTGAAAGGATTGACAGGCCTGATGCACTTCCCAAGAATATAGGCTTCAAATTTGATCCAGGGATTAGAAGTGGAAATGATGTGCTCTCAGTGGAAAATCTCTCGAAAACTTTTGACAGACTGCTTTTCAAGGATGCAAGCTTTGCTGTCAAACGGGGGGAAAAAGTCGCGCTGCTGGGACCTAATGGAATAGGCAAAACCACCATGCTCAAAATAATAGCTGGTTTATCAAAGGCAGATGCCGGTTTTGTACGCCTCGGGACCAATGTTATTATAGGTTATTATGACCAAGAGCAGGAAAGCCTGGATTACAGCAAGACAGTAATAGACGAAATATGGGATGAGTACCCTCAATTAAACCAGACGGAGATAAGAACCAAGTTGGCCGCCTTCCTGTTCCAGGGTGAGGATGTGTTCAAAGAGATCAGCAAGCTCAGCGGCGGAGAGAGAAGCAGAATTGCACTTTTAAAGATTATGCTCTCCAAGTCCAATTTTCTCCTTATGGATGAACCCACCAACCATTTGGACATATTATCAAAAGAAGTGCTGGAGAGTGCATTGACAAATTATCCAGGCACAGTGCTGCTGGTTTCTCATGACAGGTATTTCCTGAACAAGGTCGCTACTAAAATAATCGAACTTAAGCAGGATGATTGCTTGCAATACAACGGCAACTACTCTTATTATATCTATAAAAAAGGCTTATTGGAAAACAGCGCTGACCTCCAGCAGGCGGAGGATTCCGAAGCAGCCACAGCCACTAAGAATGATTGGCTTAAGCAGAAGGAGGAAAAGTCAAGCCTACGAAGGCAGCAGAAAAGGCTTGAGACAGTTGAGATGGAAATAGCGCAGTCCGAGGAGCGCATTAAGGAAATAGGCGCTTTACTGGAGACCTCTGAGGTGTACAGCAACCACGTCAGATGCCAGGAGCTCCATCATGAGCAGGAAAAACTTAAGAAAAACCTGGATTCGCTTTATGAAGAATGGAGCGAGCTTAGTGAATAAAATTAAGGGCGAACACTGTTCGCCCCTACTATTTCATAGATTCTTAATTATTTCTGCTACCATTTCATCCGTGGAGGCTGCTCCACCCAGGTCCGGAGTTACATGTTTCGCTTCAGCAAGCACTTTGATAACGGAATTATGTATCTTTTCTGATGCCATTTTTTCTCCGAGACGTTTAATCAGCATCGCTCCACAGAGTATGCTGGCTGTGGGATTGGCAATGCCTTTACCTACCAGATCCGGAGCTGTGCCATGGGTTGCTTCGTATACTGCAGATTCCGCACCTATATTGGCGCCGGGCACTACGCCAAGTCCTCCCACAAGTCCCGCCCCAAGCTCTGATACCAGATCACCGTATAGGTTAGGCAATACGAGTATATCAAACTCTTCAGGACACATGACAAGCTTCATACATAAGTTCTCAGCAGTCATTTCATCATATTTTATATCGGGGTATTTGCTGGCTATGTATCTTACGCTTGAAAGAAAAAGTCCATCAGTAAGCTGCATAATATTCGCTTTGTGAATGCAGGTAACCTTTCTCCGCTTCTCCTTAACTGCGTAATTGAAGGCAAAGGAGGCTATCCTCTCAGATGCATGCCTAGTAATCAATTTTACGCATTCAGCAGCATCAGTACCAATCATATGCTCAAATCCCATGTATAAGTCTTCAGTATTTTCCCTGAATACTACAAGGTCAACATTTTTAAACCTTGACTTTACTCCTTCGAAGGATTTAATCGGCCTAATATTGGCATACAGGTTAAGCTGCTGTCTGAGACTGACATTAGAACTTCTGAAGCCTCTGCCTATCTGTGTCATTACAGGACCCTTCAATGCTATTTTGTTATTTTCAATGGATCTTACCGTGTCCTCAGGCAAAGGAGTCCCAAACCGTTCTAATGCAATCTGTCCCATATACTTTGTCTCCCATTGGATATCAATACCTGCAGCTTCAATTACCTTAATAGCCGCGTTGGTTACCTCCGGTCCTATGCCATCCCCGGGTATGAGTGTAGCTCTATACATACCGTCACCTCCAAAATCTTGTTGTTAAATATATTCTATATCACTTCCACCTTGATTCCAAGAGCTTCTTCCATTTCTTTAAAATGTCTCCCTCGAAGATCCCTTCCTGATGAGTCAAACATTATCCCGGGCAGCATTATAACCTCAGGTCTATGTTCTCTGCTGTCCAGATGAGTTTCTATGTCGTTCAAAGTAAGAAGCCCTGCACACATGATATTTCCACCAAAGTAATTATTTCTGACAGCCTCAATTTTTATCCCGTCATTTTGCGTGATACAGCCAGCTAATATGTCATAAGCTAATTCTGAGGTTAAGAGAAGACATTGGCTCCCTCTGTTTCTTAATATGCCTCTTTCAATCTCATCTATTGCTTCTGGATGAATATCATAATTAAATACCATTCCTGAAGCGGTCTTCACCGGTTTATTTACAGTTATATTCTTGAATTCCCCGTTTCTTAACACTCCAAGCTTAGGGCTGCAAGCTTTGAGGGTTCTATAATATGCATCAACTCTTGATGCTGCAGCTTTGCCATTGACTCTTAGTACTATATCACCCTTTAAGATTCCTGAATCCCAGGCAGGCGAGCCTCTCAGCACCCCCTCAACCCTGGCATGAAGGTCTTTTATTCCGGAAGGCTCCATAATAAGCGGCGTATCCACAGAATTTCGAAGTTCACCAGTGAATCTCTCCAGACTGCTTCTGATATCCTCAGGGGGCAGTATTCCTTTTGAAAACCTTGTATAGCCTGGCATAAAGATCCTAATAGTGGCAGCCCCATATTTGCTGAGGAACAGCACTGTATCCCTTATGTCTTCCCAACCAACCAAATGTGGCATTGCAACTATGCTGCCACTGTAATTAATGCCATAATGACTCAGCTGCTTCACTGAAGCGACAGCTTCCATATGCGCCTTTCCCCGGTAAAGCTTTTCTCTGCCTTGGATACTGCTGCTGTTCAACGATACATTAAGCTCAATATTACCTATTTGGCTCAGCCCTGATAAAACAGCTTCGCTCAGATGTATACCGCTGGTAGTTATCTGAATTGGCGTATCGCTGTACTTGAGTCTTAGATTACCCAGTATTTCCATTATATCATTACGCAGGAATGGCTCACCCTCGCAAATGCGGGTAGCTGATTCTCCTATAACTATCTTTCTTGTCTCATCCAAAAACTCAGTCAGAGTATCGATTTGCTCCCTGCTTAGTTTTTCAATATAGAATGCGTTTATCTCTTCAGGATTCTGCAAATGGCTGCAGAAAATACAGGAAGTACTGCAATCGGTTGTGAGTACCAATATGTTATCCTTGCTTGCAGTCTCAAGCAATAAATTAAAGGGAGCCGGTTTCATAATACACCTACCCCCTTCTTATTCCAACGCAAGATTCGGCATTGCGTTAAGCGTGAAATCAGATCTTGTACCGTTTATATATCTATAATATGCCGCACAACCAATCATTGCTGCATTATCTGTACACAGTATGGGCGAAGGGTAAAGCACCTTTAAGCCCGCCTGTTCCCCTCTATGCTTCAATAACTCTCTCAGTCTGCTGTTGGAAGCCACGCCTCCTGCCAGGACCACATATTCCGACTTCTTATCAAGCGCTGCTTTTACAAGCTTGGCAGACAATACATCCACCACAGCCTCTTGGAAACTTGCAGCAATATCTGCTGTATTTATTTCCTCATCCCTCATTTTCTTTGAGTTAAGATAATTAAGCGCAGCGGATTTTAGACCGCTGAAGCTGAAGTCATAGCTGCCTTCCTCTAAAAAGGCTCTTGGAAAGCTAATCGCATCACGATTGCCGGAAGTTGCAAGCTTATCAATCAGAGGGCCTCCCGGATAACCAAGCCCCAGCGCCCGTGCTATTTTGTCAAAGGCTTCGCCGGCAGCATCATCTCTTGTCCTGCCCAAAATCTCATACTTGTTATAATCAATGACATTCACAATATGGCTGTGGCCTCCCGATGCAACAAGACAGGTGAAAGGCGGCTCCAGCTCCTTATTTTCTATGTAGTTGGCTGCAATATGCCCTTCAATATGATTTACCCCAATTAAAGGCAGATTGCAGCTGTAGGCAATGGCTTTAGCTGTTGAAAGTCCTATTAGCAGAGCTCCTACAAGCCCCGGCCCGCAAGTAACCGCAACAGCATCAACATCTTTTTGTGAGGTGCCCGCCTCAGATAGTGCTTCATCTATAACCCAGCTGATGCTCTCAAGATGTTTCCGTGAAGCAACCTCAGGCACAACCCCCCCAAACTTCTTATGTATGTCTATCTGGCTAGATATAACATTTGACAGTATTATGCGGCCATTTTTTACAACTGCCGCTGAAGTCTCATCACAAGAGGTCTCAATAGCCAGTATTGTAATATCCTTAACCATAGTTAACACTCCAAACATACTATTAAAGACAGGGATAGCCTGTCTTTCTTATGTAGTACTTTTCTCAAGTATTCCAATTACATCCTTAATATCAACATTGTCCGAGTTAATAGCCTGTACTATTTCATCAAAACATATCTTAATAATTTCATAATCCTTGTACTCATGGCAAAAAAGCTTTTTCCCGCTTTTATTTGTAACCTTGGCTATATATAGCGCACCTTCCTGTATAAGGCTGATCATGTGATTCTCTATAACAAATTCTCTAAGCAGCATTCTGTCCCCCCCGTTCATCACTTGTGGAAAGCGTAATATAAAACATTATATCACAAGGGTATATTAATTAGAAGCATACATTATTCTTATATATCAGTCTAAATATTATTTCCCTCTTTATTAATATTATTAGGCAATAAGAACAAAGTTCCCATTGCCTATGTTAAAAGTTCAAATACTATTTCACACACAGGCGAACAATGTTCGCCCCTGCCTTCCTCGTACCCTGTGACCTACTCTATGGTCAAGGTGGTTACATTCAAATCTACGTATATCTTAAGAGTACTCTCTGTCTTTTCATAGTTTTTTGTAACATATTCCTTATCAGAACGGCTTAATACATCACTATTATTGATCTTTACTGAGGATATATCATATTTATCTATTACAATTCTTACCCCAACGTTTTCAGGCAGTCTAAGCTTAAGGCTGGAGGCATTGGCATCTATCCTGACTTCTCCATCCCTTTCATTTTCTCCTGTCAGGTCCAAAGTTATCTTTGATGCATTAGCATCTATATCCAGAGTTTCAAAGCCGCTGTTGCATGCTTCATATATACTTGCACTACTTGCATCTGCTTTCAGTTTAAACTTTTTCAGCAATTCTTTGTTGGGTTCATCAAAATAAATCTTCGCCATTGACGCATTCAATGTAGCATCTACACTTTTAATAAGCATGCTGCCCATATTCAGCTTCAAATCCGAGGCATCAGCTCTAAGCTTCACCTCCAAGGGCAATTTATCCGTAAGCTTGACATCCCACAGATTTACAGGTTTGCCTAGGCTAAACCCTTCCAGTTCATTTTTAATGCTTATCTCATCATCTTCTACTGTAAACTCCGGTTTTAATGATTCCGAGTTATATGAGAATTTCACATCTGCAAGCTTATCATCTGTACTGTCAATTACAGCCTTTGCTACCTTCATATCCAGGTTCAGCTCCATTGACTGGCCACTTTGATGTTTATCACTCAACTCGACAGCTTCCTTATATTCCTTCAATACTCCCGAAACCATGCTCTGTGCATTATCGAACTCCATTACACAAGCCGTAAGCGATAGTCCTATCGCTATAGACAGTATTATCAAAAACCCTTTCTTAAACATTTGATGCCTGCTTTCTGACTGCAGGAGCTCCAATTCTGGTGTCAGCAGCGACACCAATGGCATAAGTCACCAATGCAAGGTATGCCAGCCATCCCAGTATAGGGATTATCTTCAGCACATATACCAGTACAACCCCAACTAATAGGTGTATATACATCGAATTCCT from Clostridia bacterium encodes the following:
- the tsaD gene encoding tRNA (adenosine(37)-N6)-threonylcarbamoyltransferase complex transferase subunit TsaD, with the protein product MVKDITILAIETSCDETSAAVVKNGRIILSNVISSQIDIHKKFGGVVPEVASRKHLESISWVIDEALSEAGTSQKDVDAVAVTCGPGLVGALLIGLSTAKAIAYSCNLPLIGVNHIEGHIAANYIENKELEPPFTCLVASGGHSHIVNVIDYNKYEILGRTRDDAAGEAFDKIARALGLGYPGGPLIDKLATSGNRDAISFPRAFLEEGSYDFSFSGLKSAALNYLNSKKMRDEEINTADIAASFQEAVVDVLSAKLVKAALDKKSEYVVLAGGVASNSRLRELLKHRGEQAGLKVLYPSPILCTDNAAMIGCAAYYRYINGTRSDFTLNAMPNLALE
- a CDS encoding redox-sensing transcriptional repressor Rex, with product MERFSNISMAVVRRLPKYHRYLGDLLNNDIRRVSSQELSRITGFTASQIRQDLNCFGGFGQQGYGYNVDELYKEIGKILGLDKTYKTVIIGAGNVGRAIANYTFFDESGFKLHGMFDNSPKKIGDNIKNITVMPIDELESFIKENEIEIGILCTPKEGTQKIAERLVECGIKGIWNFAPVDLKLDSNVIIENVHLSESLFTISYLLKEQDETKKKKK
- a CDS encoding DUF512 domain-containing protein, with the translated sequence MKPAPFNLLLETASKDNILVLTTDCSTSCIFCSHLQNPEEINAFYIEKLSREQIDTLTEFLDETRKIVIGESATRICEGEPFLRNDIMEILGNLRLKYSDTPIQITTSGIHLSEAVLSGLSQIGNIELNVSLNSSSIQGREKLYRGKAHMEAVASVKQLSHYGINYSGSIVAMPHLVGWEDIRDTVLFLSKYGAATIRIFMPGYTRFSKGILPPEDIRSSLERFTGELRNSVDTPLIMEPSGIKDLHARVEGVLRGSPAWDSGILKGDIVLRVNGKAAASRVDAYYRTLKACSPKLGVLRNGEFKNITVNKPVKTASGMVFNYDIHPEAIDEIERGILRNRGSQCLLLTSELAYDILAGCITQNDGIKIEAVRNNYFGGNIMCAGLLTLNDIETHLDSREHRPEVIMLPGIMFDSSGRDLRGRHFKEMEEALGIKVEVI
- a CDS encoding ABC-F family ATP-binding cassette domain-containing protein is translated as MIIISSKDVKKSYGIDVIIEDITFTVQENDKVGIVGVNGAGKSTLFKIITGDLEQEVGDIFISKNSSIGYMSQDFSFESNNNIWDEMLTVFAQLIQMEKTIQDFELKISSMSTSSDNEALEPLLKTYANLQEEYKNSNGFGYKSQIKGVLKGLGFSPEDYDKPISILSGGQKTRVALGKVLLQNFNILLLDEPTNYLDIQSVEWLEEYLKNLKCAALIVSHDRYFLDMVTNRTFEIENRTLKEYNGNYSKYVEKKQQQREIMLKDYAEQQKEIARQEAIIAKFRQYNREKSIKQAESREKALDRIERIDRPDALPKNIGFKFDPGIRSGNDVLSVENLSKTFDRLLFKDASFAVKRGEKVALLGPNGIGKTTMLKIIAGLSKADAGFVRLGTNVIIGYYDQEQESLDYSKTVIDEIWDEYPQLNQTEIRTKLAAFLFQGEDVFKEISKLSGGERSRIALLKIMLSKSNFLLMDEPTNHLDILSKEVLESALTNYPGTVLLVSHDRYFLNKVATKIIELKQDDCLQYNGNYSYYIYKKGLLENSADLQQAEDSEAATATKNDWLKQKEEKSSLRRQQKRLETVEMEIAQSEERIKEIGALLETSEVYSNHVRCQELHHEQEKLKKNLDSLYEEWSELSE
- a CDS encoding isocitrate/isopropylmalate dehydrogenase family protein is translated as MYRATLIPGDGIGPEVTNAAIKVIEAAGIDIQWETKYMGQIALERFGTPLPEDTVRSIENNKIALKGPVMTQIGRGFRSSNVSLRQQLNLYANIRPIKSFEGVKSRFKNVDLVVFRENTEDLYMGFEHMIGTDAAECVKLITRHASERIASFAFNYAVKEKRRKVTCIHKANIMQLTDGLFLSSVRYIASKYPDIKYDEMTAENLCMKLVMCPEEFDILVLPNLYGDLVSELGAGLVGGLGVVPGANIGAESAVYEATHGTAPDLVGKGIANPTASILCGAMLIKRLGEKMASEKIHNSVIKVLAEAKHVTPDLGGAASTDEMVAEIIKNL